In Zygosaccharomyces rouxii strain CBS732 chromosome D complete sequence, one DNA window encodes the following:
- the FKS3 gene encoding putative 1,3-beta-D-glucan synthase (highly similar to uniprot|Q04952 Saccharomyces cerevisiae YMR306W FKS3 Protein of unknown function has similarity to 1,3-beta-D-glucan synthase catalytic subunits Fks1p and Gsc2p), with protein sequence MNEYGGNYSPISLTDIDYPAWCQDEEVPVTKTELKSIFDDLTRKFGFQQSSKENMYHHLLAQLDSRASRTTTQNALLSLHVSYIGGEQANFRKWYFAAQLDLDEEIGFQNMKLRGKSQRRNFKSAKKRGTSIKQQMEEWQQREQEFISNHTKMVLTPEQLQDKNSLRTADYKWRLKMKQLTPHQMARQLALYLLCWGESNQVRFTPECLCFIFKCALDYDVSTQNPVTYGSDSKAETETQSKNSNEEVTATGPAANTIAPTAAPEYTFLNEVIDPLYHFLKTQLYRKNSKNKWVRCEKDHKDIIGYDDINQLFWYPEGIERIVLKSGERLVDKPIAERYLYLKDVEWSRVFYKTYREVRNWMHCLTNFNRFWIIHFAPFWFFTTFNSPTLYTKNYVQLLNNPPTLQARLSAVALGGTVSCMIQILATFFEWKFVPREWPGSQHLTKRMLGLLLCFLVNFAPSVYVFGFFELDVHSKSAYIVSVIQLIIAVITTLFFAVRPLGGLFGSYLNRGKGKRRYVSSQTFTASFPKLYGRSKWFSYGLWTFVFLAKFIESYFFLTLSLRDPIRVLSVLNMSRCRGDKLLNRYLCQWQPRVTLGLMILTDLGLFFLDTYLWYIICNCVFSIMLSFSLGTSILSPWKNIYSRLPKRIYSKILATTEMDIKFKPKILISQVWNAIIISMYREHLLSIEHVQRLLYQQVDSMMMDKRTLKSPTFFVAQDDSTFKTANFFPSNSEAKRRISFFAQSLSTPITEPVPVECMPTFTVLVPHYSEKILLSLKEIIKEESSKSKITVLEYLKQLHPLEWDCFVRDTKLLNIEKNAVNKISKELGKKQIKVEDMEEENEIGIGTDSPTAEAAKKDEDEGEDDLVQKKINDLPFYFLGFSSSEFSYTLRTRIWASLRAQTLYRTISGFMNYSKAIKLLYRVENPSMIQLYGDNVDALENALANMANRKFRMLVAMQRYTKFNKDEREATELLLKAYPTLCISYLLEEKPSPNSSNGDDSNTDLDEPIFYSCLTNGYADIDKETGFRKPIFKVRLSGNPILGDGKSDNQNHSLIFYRGEYIQVIDANQDNYLEECLKIRSVLSEFEELDMESTIPYVPGIEYDEEAPPVAILGAREYIFSENIGVLGDIAAGKEQTFGTLFARTLAEIGGKLHYGHPDFLNAIFMTTRGGLSKAQKGLHLNEDIYAGMNAICRGGRIKHSDYYQCGKGRDLGFGSILNFTTKIGGGMGEQMLSREYYYLGTQLPIDRFLSFFYAHPGFHLNNMFISLSVQLFFLLLLNLGSLNHETILCHYNKDMPITDLEKPVGCYNIQPALHWVSIFVLSIFIVFFIAFAPLVIQELLENGIWRAISRFLHHLLSLAPLFEVFVCQVYSNSLLSDITFGGAKYVSTGRGFAITRIDFAILYSRFVNIAVYTGVQVFLMLIFSTVSMWQPALLWFWITVISMCFAPFIFNPHQFNFTEFFIDYRNYIHWLSSGNTKYERESWSTFVKTSRSRYTGYKRKTINDISEQDGKDGHKASLDNLFASELFIPFLVLLFDFTAYMFINGQTGVQEVEPTNSVLRLLLVTFIPILFNMMVLLILFFISLFAAPLTQLCCHNTGTVIASIAHALSVIVYLVSFEMMWFLEGWNFARTLILLITCINLHVFLFKVFTVFCLTKEFKNNRSNIAWWTGKWYNTGMGWPVVLQPVREYSVKIMESSYFAGDFFLGHFLLYLQTPLLFVPFIEYWHPMLLFWLKPTSIITSKIIYTRKQKRRRNNILRKYFLLYFLILGILLVLLISPFFAHKIIPAPSKFFPSSSPIAGVAQPNSQNNNDTGPNAPGTILTTTPPMPQFRTVP encoded by the coding sequence ATGAATGAGTACGGCGGCAATTACTCGCCAATATCATTAACAGATATCGATTATCCAGCTTGGTgtcaagatgaagaggtACCTGTTACCAAAACGGAATTGAAATCTATATTTGACGATTTGACTCgtaaatttggatttcaaCAATCATCAAAGGAAAACATGTATCATCATCTATTAGCACAGCTGGATTCAAGGGCTAGTCGGACAACTACACAGAATGCATTGTTATCATTACATGTTTCGTATATAGGTGGAGAACAGGCAAATTTTCGGAAATGGTATTTTGCCGCccaattggatttggatgaagagATTGGGTTCCAAAACATGAAATTAAGAGGTAAATCACAGAggagaaatttcaaatccgCCAAAAAGAGAGGCACTTCTATTAAGCAACAAATGGAAGAATGGCAACAAAGggaacaagaatttatcaGCAATCATACAAAGATGGTACTTACCCCAGAACAATTACAGGATAAAAATAGTTTGAGAACCGCTGATTATAAATGGAGATTAAAGATGAAACAATTGACACCTCACCAGATGGCAAGACAATTAGCACTTTACCTATTGTGTTGGGGGGAATCTAATCAAGTAAGATTTACACCAGAATGTCTATGTTTTATATTTAAATGTGCATTGGATTATGACGTGTCTACTCAAAATCCCGTGACTTATGGCAGTGATTCAAAGGCCGAGACCGAAACGcaatccaaaaattctaacGAAGAGGTCACTGCCACTGGCCCCGCGGCTAACACAATTGCGCCTACTGCCGCCCCCGAATACACTTTTTTGAATGAAGTCATTGATCCTCTTTACCATTTCCTTAAAACTCAACTCTACCGaaagaattccaagaaCAAATGGGTTCGCTGTGAAAAGGATCATAAAGATATCATTGGATATGATGATATCAATCAACTATTTTGGTATCCTGAGGGAATTGAACGCATAGTGTTGAAATCAGGCGAGAGATTAGTTGATAAACCAATAGCGGAAAGGTACttgtatttgaaagatgtaGAGTGGTCCCGTGTCTTTTACAAAACTTATCGTGAAGTTCGAAACTGGATGCACTGTTTGACAAATTTTAATCGTTTTTGGATAATCCATTTTGCTCCCTTTTGGTTTTTCACTACTTTCAACTCCCCGACACTTTACACCAAAAATTATGTACAACTGCTTAACAACCCGCCCACTTTACAGGCAAGATTATCAGCGGTTGCCCTTGGTGGTACAGTATCATGTatgattcaaattttggcCACTTTTTTCGAATGGAAATTTGTACCCAGAGAATGGCCAGGTTCTCAACATTTGACTAAAAGAATGTTAGGTTTGTTATTGTGTTTTCTAGTCAATTTCGCACCTTCAGTATACGTATTTGGGTTTTTCGAATTAGACGTACATTCCAAATCAGCGTACATCGTTTCTGTGATTCAACTGATAATTGCTGTCATTACAACTTTATTTTTTGCAGTTAGACCGCTTGGCGGATTGTTTGGATCATACTTGAACCGCGGTAAAGGTAAAAGAAGATACGTCTCATCACAGACTTTTACCGCATCTTTCCCCAAACTTTATGGTCGTTCCAAATGGTTTTCATATGGTCTTTGGACATTCGTTTTTTTGGCAAAATTTATCGaatcatattttttccTAACATTATCGCTCAGAGATCCAATCCGTGTTCTTTCTGTGCTTAACATGTCCAGATGTCGGGGTGATAAATTATTGAATCGATACCTGTGTCAGTGGCAACCAAGAGTTACATTGGGACTTATGATCCTTACAGATTTAGGgctcttcttcttagaCACTTATCTGTGGTATATCATTTGCAACTGTGTATTTTCCATCATGCTATCGTTTTCGCTAGGTACTTCAATCTTATCGCCTTGGAAAAACATCTATTCAAGGTTACCCAAAAGGATctattccaaaattttagcAACTACTGAAATGGATATAAAATTTAAGCCCAAAATATTAATCTCTCAAGTTTGGAATGCAATTATCATATCCATGTATCGTGAACATTTGCTTTCTATCGAACATGTTCAGCGGCTATTATATCAACAAGTAGACtcgatgatgatggatAAGAGAACTCTAAAATCTCCGACCTTTTTTGTGGCTCAAGATGATTCCACTTTCAAGActgccaattttttcccCTCTAATTCAGAGGCAAAGAGAAGAATATCTTTTTTCGCTCAATCATTGTCTACACCAATTACTGAACCCGTACCAGTGGAATGTATGCCCACTTTTACCGTTTTAGTTCCTCATTATTCTGAGAAGATTTTACTTAGCCTTAAGGAGATCATTAAGGAAGAATCATCAAAGAGTAAGATAACCGTTctagaatatttgaagCAATTGCATCCCTTGGAGTGGGACTGTTTTGTTAGAGAtaccaaattgttaaatatcgaaaaaaatgcagtgaataaaatttccaaagaattggGGAAAAAGCAAATAAAAGTGGAAGATATGgaggaagaaaatgaaattggaattggaacTGATAGTCCAACTGCAGAGGCGGCGaaaaaagatgaggatgaaggTGAGGATGATCTAGTtcaaaaaaagataaatgACCTGCCCTTTTATTTCCTCGGATTCAGTTCTTCTGAATTTTCTTACACTTTGCGTACGAGAATATGGGCATCACTTAGGGCTCAAACTCTTTATAGAACGATTTCTGGTTTCATGAATTATTCTAAAGCCATCAAACTACTTTACCGTGTGGAAAACCCATCTATGATTCAGCTGTACGGTGATAATGTCGACGCACTAGAGAATGCATTAGCTAATATGGCAAATAGAAAATTTAGAATGTTAGTTGCCATGCAAAGATACACAAAATTCAACAAGGATGAAAGAGAAGCCACAGAACTACTGCTAAAGGCATATCCTACACTGTGTATCTCTTATTTGTTGGAAGAGAAACCATCTCCAAATAGCTCCAACGGTGACGATAGTAATACCGATCTCGATGAACCAATTTTCTATTCTTGTTTGACCAATGGGTACGCCGATATCGATAAAGAAACTGGTTTTAGGAAACCTATATTTAAGGTCCGTCTTTCGGGCAACCCTATTCTAGGTGATGGTAAATCTGATAATCAGAACCATTCCTTAATATTTTACCGCGGAGAATACATCCAAGTGATTGATGCTAACCAAGATAACTATTTGGAGGAATGTCTTAAGATCCGGTCTGTGCTCagtgaatttgaagaattggatatgGAAAGTACAATTCCTTACGTGCCAGGAATtgaatatgatgaagaagcaCCACCAGTAGCCATTTTGGGTGCAAGGGAATACATCTTTTCAGAAAATATTGGTGTACTTGGAGATATTGCTGCAGGTAAAGAACAAACTTTTGGTACGTTATTTGCTAGAACTTTAGCAGAAATCGGCGGTAAATTACATTATGGGCATCCGGACTTTTTGAATGCGATCTTTATGACTACAAGAGGCGGATTATCCAAGGCTCAAAAGGGATTACATTTGAATGAAGATATCTATGCTGGTATGAATGCCATTTGTCGTGGTGGAAGGATCAAACATAGTGACTACTATCAATGTGGTAAAGGTAGAGATCTCGGATTTGGATCGATTCTCAATTTCACTACCAAAATCGGAGGCGGTATGGGCGAACAGATGCTTTCGAGAGAATATTATTACTTAGGCACTCAGCTACCCATCGACCGATTCCTCTCATTCTTCTATGCCCATCCAGGTTTCCATCTGAACAACATGTTCATCTCCCTATCTGTGCAACTGTTTTTCCTACtacttttgaatttgggATCGCTAAACCATGAAACTATTTTATGTCACTACAACAAAGACATGCCCATCACGGATTTAGAAAAGCCCGTTGGTTGCTATAACATCCAACCTGCATTGCATTGGGTGTCCATCTTTGTTCTTTCCATTTTCATCGTTTTCTTCATAGCATTTGCACCATTAGTTATCCAAGAGTTATTGGAAAACGGTATATGGAGAGCCATATCTAGATTCTTACACCATCTGTTATCGTTGGCCCCCCTTTTTGAAGTATTTGTTTGTCAAGTATATTCCAACTCTTTGTTAAGTGATATAACATTTGGTGGAGCCAAATACGTATCCACCGGTAGAGGATTCGCAATAACTAGAATTGATTTCGCTATCCTTTATTCTAGATTTGTTAATATTGCGGTCTATACTGGGGTACAAGTCTTTCTCATGCTTATCTTCAGCACGGTGTCCATGTGGCAACCAGCATTACTGTGGTTCTGGATTACTGTGATTTCAATGTGCTTTGCGcctttcatctttaatcCACACCAATTTAATTTTAccgaatttttcatcgaCTATCGAAATTATATCCATTGGTTGTCCAGTGGGAATACCAAATACGAAAGGGAGTCATGGAGCACATTCGTTAAGACCTCTAGATCTCGTTATACTGGTTACAAGCGTAAGACCATTAACGATATATCCGAGCAAGATGGTAAAGATGGTCACAAAGCAAGTCTAGACAATTTGTTTGCATCAGAATTGTTCATTCCATTCTTGGTTCTTCTATTCGATTTTACCGCTTACATGTTTATTAATGGCCAAACAGGTGTTCAGGAAGTTGAACCAACAAACTCAGTGTTAAGGCTCTTACTCGTCACATTTATCCCCATTTTGTTCAATATGATGGTATTgttaattcttttcttcatttcattatttGCCGCTCCATTGACCCAACTATGTTGTCATAATACTGGAACTGTCATTGCAAGCATAGCTCATGCGCTTTCCGTGATTGTGTATCTAGTGAGCTTTGAAATGATGTGGTTTTTAGAGGGTTGGAATTTCGCAAGGACGTTAATCCTGTTGATCACCTGTATTAATTTACacgtttttcttttcaaagtctTTACAGTGTTTTGTTTAAccaaagaattcaaaaataaCAGATCAAATATAGCATGGTGGACAGGAAAATGGTACAATACAGGTATGGGATGGCCAGTCGTCTTACAACCTGTTCGTGAGTATTCCGTAAAAATAATGGAGTCTAGTTACTTTGCAGGTGACTTTTTCCTGGGTCATTTTTTACTCTATTTGCAAACACCATTACTTTTCGTACCATTCATCGAGTACTGGCATCCAATGCTTCTATTCTGGTTGAAACCCACAAGCATTATCACTTCCAAAATCATCTATACTAGGAAGCAGAAAAGACGCCGGAACAATATCTTGAGGAAATATTTTCTACTTTATTTCCTGATCTTGGGCATATTGCTGGTCTTACTGATTTCCCCATTTTTCGCGCATAAGATAATCCCTGCTCCAAGCAAGTTTTTCCCATCGTCATCTCCAATAGCTGGAGTGGCACAGCCTAATAGccaaaataataatgatactGGTCCAAATGCGCCTGGAACCATATTGACTACTACGCCACCAATGCCTCAATTTAGAACTGTTCCatga
- the SCW10 gene encoding putative family 17 glucosidase (some similarities with uniprot|P53334 Saccharomyces cerevisiae YGR279C), with product MRLTNLIATTSMVGAALAAPAAAPGDGHQHHKDRRALVTNTIMEKVTVAITGAQGPTTLAAPVSGSSVSPITPSDSYSHQAPLPTSSQSSSGSGSSSASPSSSAAPSSTSGSSSQAPSSASSSSSSASPSSTGGGSGTSGSAGSSGFKGITYTPYNSDGSCKSSSQVKSDLEQLSGYPVLRLYGTDCDQVANVLQAKSDSQKVFAGIYYVDSISDGVQTIADAVEKYGSWDDIVTVSIGNELVNGGQAVPSQVGQYIDEGKSALKNAGYNGDVVSVDTFIAVINNPDLCKYSDYMAVNAHAFFDKATAAENAGSWLLQQIQRVYEACSGEKKVIIVESGWPSQGQTYGSAVPSKSNQKAAVEDIAKVCGDDTYAFTAFNDMWKADGAYGVEKWFGILSSD from the coding sequence ATGCGTTTGACTAACTTGATCGCTACCACCTCTATGGTCGGTGCTGCTTTGGCAGCACCTGCTGCGGCACCTGGTGATGGTCACCAGCACCACAAGGACAGACGTGCTCTCGTCACCAATACCATTATGGAAAAGGTTACCGTTGCTATCACCGGTGCCCAAGGTCCAACCACTCTTGCCGCACCTGTGAGTGGCTCCAGCGTATCTCCAATCACTCCATCCGATTCATACTCTCACCAAGCACCATTGCCAACTAGCTCGCAATCCAGCTCTGGTAGCGGAtcatcttctgcttctccatcatcttctgctGCTCCTTCTAGCACTAGTGGTTCCTCTTCTCAAGCACcatcttctgcttcttcaaGCTCTTCCTCAGCATCTCCTTCTTctactggtggtggttctGGTACTTCTGGAAGCGCAGGTTCCTCTGGTTTCAAGGGTATCACCTACACTCCTTACAACAGCGATGgttcttgtaaatcatcCTCTCAAGTTAAAAGTgatttggaacaattgagTGGTTATCCAGTCCTAAGACTTTATGGTACCGACTGTGACCAAGTGGCCAACGTCTTGCAGGCCAAGTCCGATTCCCAAAAGGTTTTTGCAGGCATTTACTACGTGGACAGCATTTCTGATGGTGTTCAAACAATCGCAGACGCTGTTGAGAAATACGGTTCCTGGGATGACATTGTTACCGTTTCCATTGGTAACGAATTGGTTAATGGTGGTCAAGCCGTTCCATCTCAAGTTGGTCAATACATTGATGAAGGTAAATCTGCCTTGAAAAACGCTGGTTACAACGGTGATGTCGTTTCTGTGGACACTTTCATTGCTGTTATCAACAACCCAGACTTGTGCAAGTACTCTGACTACATGGCTGTTAACGCTCATGCTTTCTTCGACAAAGCTACCGCAGCCGAAAATGCTGGTTCCTGGTTGTTGCAACAAATCCAAAGAGTTTACGAGGCTTGTAGCGGTGAGAAGAAGgttattattgttgaaTCCGGATGGCCATCTCAAGGTCAAACCTACGGTTCAGCCGTTCCATCCAAGTCAAACCAAAAGGCCGCTGTTGAAGATATCGCTAAGGTCTGCGGTGACGACACTTACGCTTTCACTGCTTTCAACGATATGTGGAAGGCTGACGGTGCATACGGTGTCGAAAAATGGTTCGGTATCCTAAGCAGTGACTAA
- the CWC22 gene encoding U2-type spliceosomal complex subunit CWC22 (similar to uniprot|P53333 Saccharomyces cerevisiae YGR278W CWC22 Essential protein component of a complex containing Cef1p has similarity to S. pombe Cwf22p putative spliceosomal component based on computational analysis of large-scale protein-protein interaction data), with protein sequence MDEETSKELQKNNWGTIGSHIDSVIANLDDFNLVNSFKSLLDVNVIRGKRLVVRYILKYQAQNDRPIVYAALSSMLNAELAEFGEILTQEATVRFIDGYREMDNRKAMTMVTFLAECFNYEMIHEIVVLQLLHILLENLDDMSLGIVIQLLRTCGKRLLEVSKTAHNMVFEKLREVLQSGTTSKPISQSLESLFDLRRSNYQEMQGAGLSLPDNLGTNMHTFMIDGEDIRKHSKLLGTFEFDPNFLETERDYEDWKNSILSKFHLDQEEEGQEQRDEPQPLVVKDMTSNEEIEFKKKIYLILKSSLSSDEAAHKIIQKRIPDKQKYRVVDIIIKSNYQEATYSKFYGLLSEKLCASHRSWKPAFEQIFTENYQDCDELEPAQLRTLGKFWGHLLASDYLGFEVFNNVHLNEEETNPPQRILLKFILLELVAELGIDQLQARFQEEYIRPFVQGLFPQQNASNIRYSINYFTAIGLGVLTEQMRALLTIVQSNELATPPVGFNSPQASPDTTAQPSNEPFRRSKISQDRARTRNRSRSRTPPRRARNRSITPPRRRNRSRSP encoded by the coding sequence ATGGACGAAGAGACTTCTAAGGAGCTTCAGAAGAATAACTGGGGTACTATTGGCTCTCACATCGATTCTGTTATTGCCAACCTAGATGACTTCAATTTAGtgaattctttcaaaagtcTATTAGATGTTAATGTAATACGTGGTAAGAGGCTTGTCGTTAGGTACATTCTCAAATATCAGGCTCAAAATGACAGACCTATCGTTTATGCCGCCCTTTCTAGCATGCTCAATGCAGAACTGGCGGAATTTGGTGAGATTTTGACCCAAGAGGCAACTGTAAGGTTCATAGATGGATATCGAGAGATGGATAATCGTAAGGCTATGACTATGGTTACATTTTTAGCAGAGTGCTTTAACTATGAAATGATTCATGAAATTGTGGTGCTTCAGCTGCTACATATCCTTCTAGAGAACCTGGACGATATGTCACTAGGTATCGTCATTCAACTACTTCGTACATGTGGTAAAAGGTTGTTAGAAGTGAGTAAGACTGCACATAATATGGTTTTCGAAAAACTGAGGGAAGTTCTACAGAGTGGTACCACTTCAAAACCAATATCTCAATCGTTGGAATCGTTATTTGATCTAAGAAGGTCAAACTACCAAGAAATGCAGGGGGCAGGATTAAGCTTACCAGACAATTTGGGAACCAATATGCATACATTCATGATTGATGGAGAAGATATACGAAAGCATTCCAAATTATTGGGtacatttgaatttgatccaaaCTTCTTGGAAACCGAAAGGGACTACGAAGATTGGAAAAACAGTATACTTTCTAAATTTCACCTTGACCAAGAGGAGGAAGGACAAGAACAGCGAGATGAACCACAACCCCTAGTAGTCAAAGATATGACTTCCAATGAGGAAATCGagttcaaaaagaaaatttaccTAATTCTTAAAAGTTCCCTGTCTAGTGATGAAGCCGCCCATAAAATTATTCAGAAAAGAATACCAGATAAGCAAAAGTATCGGGTGGTAGACATCATAATCAAATCGAATTACCAGGAAGCGACCTATTCTAAATTTTACGGTTTATTGAGTGAAAAACTATGTGCAAGTCATAGAAGTTGGAAACCAGCATTCGAACAAATATTTACAGAAAACTATCAAGACTGCGACGAATTGGAGCCGGCACAACTAAGAACGTTGGGCAAGTTTTGGGGTCATCTCTTAGCCTCTGATTATTTGGGATTTGAAGTGTTTAATAACGTTCATctcaatgaagaagagacAAATCCTCCACAAAGAATTTTACTCAAGTTTATCCTGCTAGAATTGGTAGCCGAACTGGGCATTGATCAACTACAGGCTagatttcaagaagaatACATTCGGCCATTCGTACAGGGTCTGTTTCCTCAGCAAAATGCATCAAACATTAGATATTCGATCAATTATTTTACTGCAATTGGGCTGGGTGTTCTTACAGAGCAAATGAGAGCATTGTTGACTATTGTTCAAAGTAACGAGCTGGCGACCCCGCCTGTGGGGTTCAACTCCCCACAAGCATCGCCAGATACTACAGCTCAGCCTAGTAATGAACCTTTTAGGCGGAGCAAAATAAGTCAAGATAGAGCCAGGACTAGAAATAGGTCGAGATCAAGAACACCGCCAAGAAGAGCTAGGAATCGGTCAATTACACCTCCCAGAAGGAGAAACAGATCAAGAAGTCCatga
- the CAB4 gene encoding putative pantetheine-phosphate adenylyltransferase (similar to uniprot|P53332 Saccharomyces cerevisiae YGR277C Homolog to human PPAT), whose product MKVGVLFHDLGNLDTDSLVNLFAQLLGNLELDAKSQLKIILTDTFRLSYNLDTALGRLYSSSRDYLISKDLYRTSIDVLIEQFSVNDLQLDWLFVPEETYGNRFTHKNLRVFQQPKSSPWHDLLTEGPSDFEKYKVSALGGTFDHIHDGHKILLTMAAFITSSRLIVGVTDQDLLVNKKYREFLETVDERCDNVKKFLALLKPTLKVEIVLIKDVCGPTGTVPEIEALVVSRETVQGGQFVNKTRIEKGLTELDISVVNVLGGNEEDGWKEKLSSTELRKKDMEQQ is encoded by the coding sequence ATGAAGGTTGGCGTTTTGTTTCACGATCTGGGTAATTTAGACACTGATTCACTGGTAAATCTTTTTGCCCAACTTCTGGGCAATTTAGAACTTGATGCCAAGAGTCAACTGAAGATTATACTCACAGATACATTTCGACTATCGTACAATCTCGACACTGCTTTAGGGAGGCTTTACAGTAGTAGTAGAGattatttgatttcaaaGGATCTTTACAGGACCTCTATTGATGTTCTAATCGAACAATTCTCAGTAAACGATTTACAATTAGATTGGTTATTTGTACCGGAGGAAACATATGGTAATAGGTTCACCCATAAAAATTTGCGAGTATTCCAACAACCTAAATCCAGTCCATGGCATGATCTCCTAACTGAAGGTCCTTCGGATTTCGAAAAGTACAAGGTGAGTGCGTTGGGAGGCACTTTCGATCATATCCACGATGGCCACAAGATTCTTCTAACGATGGCAGCCTTCATAACTTCTTCCAGACTAATAGTGGGTGTCACTGACCAAGATCTATTGGTTAACAAGAAATACAGAGAATTTTTAGAGACTGTTGATGAGAGATGCGATAACgttaaaaaattcttggcACTATTAAAACCTACATTGAAAGTGGAAATAGTGCTGATAAAAGACGTGTGTGGACCTACTGGTACGGTCCCGGAAATTGAAGCATTGGTTGTCAGCAGAGAAACAGTACAAGGTGGTCAATTCGTTAATAAGAcgagaattgaaaaaggtCTAACTGAATTAGACATATCGGTTGTTAATGTATTaggtggtaatgaagaagatggttggaaagaaaaattgagtAGCACAGAGTTGAGGAAAAAGGACATGGAACAACAGTAG